The Candidatus Eremiobacteraceae bacterium genomic interval GGGCGCATCGCATCCTCGCGGTCACGTTCACGAACAAAGCGGCCGGTGAACTAAAGCGCCGGCTCGCAAATCTCGTGGGACCCAGCGCGACCGGCCTCTGGGTTGGTACGTTCCACTCGATCGGCGTGCGCATGCTGCGGCGCGACGGCGCTTCGGTGGGCGTGGCGCCGAACTTCGTGATTTACGACGATGCCGATCAGCGCACGGTGATCAAAGAAATCCTGCGCGATCTCAATCTCGACGAGAAACATTTCGCACCTGGTGCGATGCTCGCGAAGATCAGCCGCGCCAAGGAGCGTTGCATCACCGCTCACGCGTACGCCGGCAGCTCCGAGGGCGAGCTCTCGCCCACGATCGCTGCTATCTATACCGAGTATCAGCGTCGCCTGGGCCAAGCATCGGCGCTGGATTTCGACGACCTCATCATGCACGCGCTCGCACTTGCGGAGCGCGAGGACGAGCTCGGCCGCGCGTGGCGCGAGCGATTCCGCTACGTGCTCGTCGACGAGTATCAAGACGTCAACGAGGCGCAATACCGAATGGTGCGCGCGCTCTCGCGCGGGTCCGGAAACATCTGCGTCGTCGGCGACGACGACCAGAGCATCTATTCGTTCCGCGGCGCCGATCATCGCATCATCTTGCGGTTCGAGCGCGACTTTCCGGGCGCGGCGATCTTCCGGCTCGAGCGCAACTACCGCTCCACGTCCGCCGTGCTCGCGGCCGCAAATGCGCTCGTTGAACGCAACACGCAGCGGCATCGCAAGAAGCTGTGGACAGAACGGGCCGAAGGTTCCCCGGTCACGGTGTACGCCGCAGCCACCGACCGCGAAGAAGCGCGCTATGTCGTCGACTCCATCCGGCGCGGCATGCACGATTACGGCTTGACGCTCAACGATTTCGTCGTACTGTACCGAACCAACGCGCAATCGCGAGCCTTCGAAGAGGCGCTGTTAGTCGAGGGGCTGCCGTATCGCATCGTCGGCGGCGTCGGCTTCTATGCGCGCATGGAGATCAAAGACGCGCTCGGCTACTTGCGCTACATCGCGAACCGCAACGACGGTGTGAGCCTGCGGCGCATCATCAACGCGCCGCGACGCGGGATCGGCATCGCAACGCTCAACGCGATCGCCGACGAAGGCGCGCGGCGCGGCTTGTCGTTTGCACAAGCGCTCGCCGATCGTGCGGTCGTCGCCGAGATCGCACCGAAGAAGGCCAAGGACATCGCGAAGTTTCTCGCCGACATCGAGCATTTCGCCGCGCTCGGCGCGCTCGAAGGTCCGGCGAAGCTGCTGGTCTCGGTCTTGGAAGACACGGGATATCTGCGCGACTTGCGCGCCGAGGACACGGTCGAATCGCGCTCGCGGCTTGAAAATCTACAGGAGCTCGTCGGGGTAGCCCGAGATTTCG includes:
- a CDS encoding UvrD-helicase domain-containing protein — encoded protein: MDVLDALNEEQRAAAEHTEGPVLIFAGAGSGKTRVLTHRTAHILEAGLARAHRILAVTFTNKAAGELKRRLANLVGPSATGLWVGTFHSIGVRMLRRDGASVGVAPNFVIYDDADQRTVIKEILRDLNLDEKHFAPGAMLAKISRAKERCITAHAYAGSSEGELSPTIAAIYTEYQRRLGQASALDFDDLIMHALALAEREDELGRAWRERFRYVLVDEYQDVNEAQYRMVRALSRGSGNICVVGDDDQSIYSFRGADHRIILRFERDFPGAAIFRLERNYRSTSAVLAAANALVERNTQRHRKKLWTERAEGSPVTVYAAATDREEARYVVDSIRRGMHDYGLTLNDFVVLYRTNAQSRAFEEALLVEGLPYRIVGGVGFYARMEIKDALGYLRYIANRNDGVSLRRIINAPRRGIGIATLNAIADEGARRGLSFAQALADRAVVAEIAPKKAKDIAKFLADIEHFAALGALEGPAKLLVSVLEDTGYLRDLRAEDTVESRSRLENLQELVGVARDFEECEGPDLDQFLATVALVSDIDQLKEGERYVTLMTLHMAKGLEYPVVFLCGMEEGIFPHGRALMDPADIEEERRLCYVGVTRAIDRLSLSYAKRRLTFGSAYMHPPSRFLGEMTGLEYLNAQPVPTVGFGGSWDDVALPAPTVRTDIDLRTGDRVVHPKFGAGIIEDVKGAGGDAFVTVNFTEVGRKSIMLNYAKLEKVG